A region from the Candidatus Alcyoniella australis genome encodes:
- a CDS encoding methyltransferase domain-containing protein: protein MNQPEPLRQTPEQLRAEVRFRSFHSKLYDEVQQYMQMVLKHRVDELRRLMARGFELSPFLEIGAETGANSLALVNGCAANGFALDVSLQALVSMEGYARRMGLQRLPERICADARNLPLVNRSMRFELCWGTLHHFDDPGPASRELRRVIRPDGALLFDGEPVRRLLSLHLWRTCDPQQMGRRDRLLLGMGLLPWLADIAGIEPLCAGALENKFPIDVYKRGLSAFERIEYGYRPLVAGDRPSHGPLASALFRLLPPLLADRLPTYLFGGTMHGIARPSDESPAVPIMTNGMPGVSGGGDLIVLKRVGQDRLRLAFEHPLDPNNGLGLSVEGAEVRPRISGRLVELDLPRTAVRAAQMRMRIDLSNGARLKALALDGGQDQPLVIPAAPPPEAGGPLACPACLVIGEGCAPELCGRPCLAACARGALSVEHGRAKVDFDRCTRCMDCARACPFGAVDRQPLSADLECSNCGERYPVVDGVKVLLEPHVRQALYPQIGE from the coding sequence ATGAATCAGCCAGAACCCCTGCGACAAACGCCGGAGCAACTCAGGGCCGAGGTGCGCTTCCGCAGCTTTCACAGCAAGCTGTACGACGAGGTGCAGCAATACATGCAGATGGTGCTCAAGCACCGCGTGGACGAGCTGCGGCGGCTGATGGCGCGCGGCTTCGAGCTCAGCCCGTTTCTCGAGATCGGGGCCGAGACCGGCGCCAACTCGCTGGCGTTGGTCAACGGCTGCGCGGCAAACGGCTTCGCACTGGACGTCAGCCTGCAAGCCCTGGTCAGCATGGAGGGCTACGCCCGGCGGATGGGGCTCCAACGGCTGCCCGAACGGATCTGCGCTGACGCGCGCAACCTGCCGTTGGTCAACCGCTCGATGCGTTTCGAGCTGTGCTGGGGAACGCTGCATCACTTCGACGATCCCGGCCCGGCCTCGCGCGAGTTGCGGCGGGTGATCCGGCCCGACGGCGCGTTGCTGTTCGACGGCGAGCCGGTGCGAAGGCTGCTGAGCCTGCACCTGTGGCGCACCTGCGACCCGCAGCAGATGGGTCGGCGCGACAGGCTGCTGCTGGGAATGGGGCTGCTGCCCTGGTTGGCCGACATCGCCGGGATCGAGCCGCTGTGCGCCGGAGCATTGGAGAACAAGTTTCCGATCGACGTCTACAAGCGCGGGCTGTCGGCCTTCGAGCGCATTGAGTACGGCTACCGGCCGCTGGTCGCCGGCGACCGCCCCAGCCACGGGCCACTAGCCTCCGCGTTGTTCAGGCTGCTGCCGCCGCTGTTGGCCGACCGGCTGCCGACCTACCTGTTCGGCGGCACGATGCACGGCATCGCCCGACCATCGGACGAGAGCCCGGCGGTGCCGATCATGACCAACGGTATGCCCGGAGTGTCCGGCGGCGGCGACCTGATCGTGCTCAAGCGCGTGGGGCAGGACCGACTGCGTCTGGCCTTTGAGCACCCGCTGGATCCAAATAACGGCCTGGGGCTCAGCGTGGAGGGTGCGGAAGTGCGGCCGCGCATCAGCGGCCGTCTGGTCGAGCTGGACCTGCCGCGCACTGCGGTCCGGGCCGCCCAGATGCGGATGCGGATCGATCTGAGCAACGGCGCGCGGCTTAAGGCCCTGGCCCTGGACGGCGGTCAAGATCAGCCGCTGGTGATCCCCGCCGCGCCTCCGCCCGAGGCCGGTGGCCCGTTGGCCTGTCCGGCCTGCCTGGTAATTGGCGAGGGCTGCGCTCCAGAGTTGTGCGGACGGCCGTGTCTGGCGGCCTGTGCACGGGGCGCGTTGAGCGTTGAGCACGGCCGGGCAAAGGTCGATTTCGACCGCTGCACGCGCTGTATGGATTGCGCCCGCGCCTGTCCTTTTGGCGCGGTGGACCGCCAGCCGCTGTCCGCGGATCTTGAGTGCTCCAACTGCGGCGAACGCTACCCGGTGGTCGACGGAGTTAAGGTGCTGCTCGAGCCCCACGTGCGGCAGGCGCTCTACCCGCAGATCGGCGAGTAA
- a CDS encoding phosphatase PAP2 family protein, whose protein sequence is MIDLALFRWINSGWACAPLDALMPSFHTAWPWGLLLALLLILSLWRGVPFTRRETLVCLALILLTNLIASDVIKPLVGRERPCHTLEQVRLLTPEGNCSSSRSFPSAHAANLFAAAVFLSWRRRRRAWLLFPLAALIALSRVYIGVHWPSDVAAGALLGVALGTCAALIHQSRIEPDAPPDLPAEVRVGRLVD, encoded by the coding sequence ATGATCGATCTCGCACTCTTTCGCTGGATCAACTCCGGCTGGGCCTGCGCGCCGCTGGACGCGCTGATGCCCTCGTTTCACACGGCGTGGCCCTGGGGGCTGCTGCTCGCGCTGCTGCTGATCCTCAGCCTGTGGCGCGGCGTGCCGTTCACCAGGCGCGAGACCCTGGTCTGCCTGGCGCTGATCCTGCTGACCAACCTGATTGCCTCGGACGTGATTAAACCGCTGGTCGGCCGCGAGCGCCCATGCCACACCTTGGAGCAGGTGCGGCTGCTCACGCCCGAGGGCAACTGCTCGTCCAGCCGTTCGTTCCCCAGCGCCCACGCGGCCAACCTGTTCGCGGCCGCTGTTTTCCTGAGCTGGCGCAGGCGACGACGAGCCTGGCTACTGTTCCCCCTGGCCGCGCTGATCGCGCTCTCGCGGGTCTACATCGGCGTGCACTGGCCCAGCGATGTGGCGGCCGGGGCGCTGCTGGGCGTGGCCCTGGGAACGTGCGCCGCGCTGATCCACCAGTCTCGCATCGAGCCCGACGCGCCCCCTGACCTGCCGGCAGAGGTCCGCGTGGGCCGACTTGTGGATTAG